In the genome of Ensifer sp. WSM1721, the window AGAAGCTGGCGCCGATGCTCCGGGCGAACCGCGACCTTGCCGCCAAGCAATTGACGAGCCGGGGTGCGGACAACATTCACGAGAAGAAGTTCCAGGGGAACATGAACCTCGTGATCGGCTGGCCGGTCATCGGCTACTTCAGCCAGAACGAATACACCTTCGTCATCCTGACCGATCGCGATCGTATGCCCGACGATGTCGACGGCGAAGGTGATCCGATGACGCTGGCGAAAAAGCGGACGCAACAGGCCGGCTCGCTCGGCATGGTCATAGAGGAGAGTTCTCCGGGCCGAGTGATCGAGCAGGACGATTGGAAGCCGGGGACGCCGCATGAGGCGCCGCCGTGCTCGGGTATCCTGGGCGATTACAATCTCGGGACGCGTGGCGCGTTCTACTGGACTTGTCCTTCCTGCAATGAGCCGTTCCGGCCGGAATTCGATCGCTTGCAGTGGGAAACGAAGGCGACGCCCAGCGAGAGCGCGCAGACCGTCGAGATGGTTTGCCCGAACGGCTGCTGTATCCCGCAGTCGCACAAGTTCGAATGCAACCGGGCCGGCTTCTGGTTGCACGAGACCAGCGACGGCAAGGACGTGTGCGAGATCGATGATCCGAACGTTCGTGATGCCGAGATCGTGTCCTATCGGTGCGAGGGGCCGATCGCCGCGATGCAGAGTTGGGAACAGCTCGTTTCCACCTACCTCGAGGCAAAGGAGAAGTTCGACGCCACCGGCGACGATACCTCGCTGAAAGCGACGATCACCCTCGACCAGGGCAAGCCTTACCTGCCGCTCGTCAGGAGCATCGGCGAGTCGGTGTCGGAAGATACGCTGCGGGCGCTCGCCGAGCGCTATCCACTCCGGATCGTCCCGGCAGAGGCGCGGTTCCTGACGGTTCAGATCGACATCCAGGGCAACCGTTTCGTTGTCCATGTCGATGCCTGGGGCGAGGGGCTGGAGCGCTGGCTGATCGACCGCTTCGACATCGCGCAGCCGCCGGAGACGGCGCCCGGCGGCCAGCGCGACGAGAAGGGCAACGCCCGCCGCGCGATCGACCCGGCTCGGTATTTCGAGGATTGGGCCGATCTGCCGGCGTTGCTGCACAAGGCCTATCCGGTCGAGGGCAGCGAATTCTCGCTGATGCCGGTTGCGATGATCATTGACTCGGCCGGTCGGCCGGGCGTCACGCCGAACGCCTATCGCTTCCTGCGCAAGATGAAGCGCGAAGGCCTTGGGCAGCGCGTGTTCCTGGCGAAGGGCAGTTCCCGCCTCGATGATCGCGCCCGGCACGTCGAACCGGAAAAGGTGCTCCAGCAGAAGGGCCGCAAGATCAGCGATATCAAGCTGGTTTTCGTCGGAACCGACAAGCTGAAAGATGAGGTCATCCTGGCGGTCACCCGCAAGGAAGCGGGGCCGGGCAAGTATCATCTCAGCGAGCATCTGCCGGCGCAGGTCTTTGCGGAGATGACCGCCGAAGTCCGGACAGAAAAGGGCTGGGAGCGCCGGAAGAGCGGCGCTCCCAACGAAGCCTTCGACCTGTCGGTCTACGGAAAAGCGCTCGTCATCATCCTGAAGGGCGAGAAGATCGACTGGGGCAATCCGCATACCGTCCCGCATTGGGCGCGGCCAGCCAACGAGAATTCCTTCGCCGTGCGGCAGCAGCAGGGCGCGGCGCAGAAGTCCGAACTGATCCATCCCGCGCCGGTCCGCCGGCGCAGGGTCCTCTCACAGGGTATCCGCTAAATGGCCGGCATCACTCTCGACCAGGCACAAGCGCAGCTTGACCTGTGGCTTGCAGCCTCCGCCGCGGTGGCGAAAAAGCAGTCCTACTCGATCGCGGGGCGTTCGCTGACGCTCGCAGACGCGGCCGACATCCAGCGGAACATCGAATACTGGAATTCGATGGTGCAGAAGCTCACTGCCGCTGCGACCGGACGCGGCCGGCTTCGTTACGGAGTCGCCGAATGAAGCTGCCACCTCGCGCATCGATGACGCTGCTCGATCGCGCCATCGCGGTTTTCGACCCCGTGCGGGCGGTGCGTCGTCACCAGGCGCGGCAGGTGCTGGCGCTCGCGACCGGCGGCTACAAGGGCGGCAAGAAGAACCGTCGGCAGACTCAAAACTGGAATGCCGAAGACGGAAGCGCCAACGCCGATACCGTGCCGGATCTGCCGACGCTTCGTGCCCGCTCGCGCGACCTGCGCCGGAACGTGCCGATCGCCACCGGCGCGATCGCGACGCGCATCACCAATGTGATCGGCGAGGGGCTGAAGGTCTACCCGCAGATCGACCGCAAGGCGCTCGGTCTTTCGGTCAAGCAGGCCCGAGAATGGAACCGGAAGGCCAAGGCGGAATTCGAGCTTGCCGCCTGGACGGCCGATTTTACCGGCGTGCAGAGCTTCGGCGAGCTGCAGGCGCTCGTCTTCGGGGCGACGGACGAATCCGGCGACGTGCTCGCAATCCGCCGCTATCGCAAGGATGCCGGCGACACCTATGGCACGAAGCTGCAGATCGTCGAGGCGGATCGGCTATCCAATCCGAACTTCGGCATGGATACCGACACGCTCGTCGCCGGCGTCGAGACGAACGAAAGCGGCGTCGTGAAAGCCTATCACGTGAGCGATCGTCACCCGGGCGATCTGTTCCGCAAGGCGATGACCTGGCGCCGCGTGCCTGCTTACTACAACGATGGGCGGCCGATCGTGCTGCACCTCTTCAAGCGGCTTCGCCCGGACCAGGCGAGGGGCGTGCCTTATCTGGCTCCCGTCGTCGAGATCCTGAGGCAATTCGGCGAATACACCGATGCCGAGGTGCAGGCGGCCGTCATCTCGGCCTTCTTCACGGTTTTCGTGAAGGGGTCGCCGGACGGATCGACCGGCCCGCTTCCGACCTCGGATGCCGGATCGGCCTCGGGCGCCGAGGAAGTGAAACTCGGCGCCGGCGCGATCGTTAGCCTTGCCGATGGCGAGGATATCGCGATCGCCAATCCGAACCGGCCGAACCCGAATTTCGACGCCTTTGCAATGGCGCTGCTGCGGCAGATCGGGGTGGCGCTGGAGATCCCGTTCGAGCTGCTGATCAAGCACTTCACGGCCAGCTATTCAGCGAGCCGGGCCGCGCTGGAAATGGCGTGGCAGACGTTCCGGCGTGAACGCGCGTGGCTGGTCAAGAGCTTCTGCCAGCCCTTCTACGAATGGGTGATCGAAGAGGCGATCCTGATCGGTCGCCTGGAGGCGCCGGGCTTCTTCGACGATCCGGCGCGCCGTGGCGCCTGGCTGAAAACCGATTGGTACGGTCCGACAAAGGTCTCGCTCGATCCGAAGAAGGATGCCGAAGCCGATCGGCAGGACCTCGAGAACCGCACCAAGACGCGCCAGCAGATCATCATGGAGCGCACCGGCGGCGATCTGGAAAGCAAGTTTGAGCAGCTCGGCGTCGAGGAACGGCTGGCCGAAGAGAACCGCCTCTCGGCGCCGGCCGCAACCTCGGGCGTAGACGAGACGGCAAGCGAAGACGATGAGGAGAAAGAGGAATGAACACCGCCACGCTCTCGCTTATTCAAGGCTTTCTCCAGCAGATCGGTGGACGTGGGCCGCAGGGGCTCTCGCCTTGGGCGATCCGCGAAGACGCCATCGCAGCATCCTTGCAGACAGTCCGCGCTATTCGCTCGCCGCAGTCTATGGGAGAGGCTGCAACAAACGTCGTGTCGATCAACCGTCGCGGTTCCCCGATCGCCAACGGCAGCTTCGCCACGCGCGTCGGGAACGTGGCCATAGTCCCCGTCATTGGACCGCTCGTTTCCCGGTTCAGCTGGCAATATTGGTCCTACGACGAGATCGTGCGAGACCTTCGCCTCGTCGGTTCGATGCCTGACATCGAGGCGACGATTCTCGACATGGATACACCCGGCGGCATGGTCGACAACGTCGATTCCGTGCCGGCTGAAATCGCCCGTCTCAGGGAAAAGATGCCGGTCTATGCTCACGCGAATTTCTGCTGCAGCGCCGGCTATTGGATTGCCTCCGCGGCAGAAAAGATCGTCGCCAGCAAGACGGGCCTCGTTGGTTCGGTCGGGGCGTTGATCCGCTATGTCGAGATGGAAGGCATCCTGACGC includes:
- a CDS encoding terminase gpA endonuclease subunit; its protein translation is MHSTPAWLRFLPPVPPPKFADPGDLIIERLGTLRPALRIDVPTWAESSRRLSTKEYQGLWRNDFAPYMTEPSRMVTSRKYRAVVFAGPARTSKSESLVLNGIGHRIACAPADTLVVCQTKDSAKAFSEKKLAPMLRANRDLAAKQLTSRGADNIHEKKFQGNMNLVIGWPVIGYFSQNEYTFVILTDRDRMPDDVDGEGDPMTLAKKRTQQAGSLGMVIEESSPGRVIEQDDWKPGTPHEAPPCSGILGDYNLGTRGAFYWTCPSCNEPFRPEFDRLQWETKATPSESAQTVEMVCPNGCCIPQSHKFECNRAGFWLHETSDGKDVCEIDDPNVRDAEIVSYRCEGPIAAMQSWEQLVSTYLEAKEKFDATGDDTSLKATITLDQGKPYLPLVRSIGESVSEDTLRALAERYPLRIVPAEARFLTVQIDIQGNRFVVHVDAWGEGLERWLIDRFDIAQPPETAPGGQRDEKGNARRAIDPARYFEDWADLPALLHKAYPVEGSEFSLMPVAMIIDSAGRPGVTPNAYRFLRKMKREGLGQRVFLAKGSSRLDDRARHVEPEKVLQQKGRKISDIKLVFVGTDKLKDEVILAVTRKEAGPGKYHLSEHLPAQVFAEMTAEVRTEKGWERRKSGAPNEAFDLSVYGKALVIILKGEKIDWGNPHTVPHWARPANENSFAVRQQQGAAQKSELIHPAPVRRRRVLSQGIR
- a CDS encoding phage portal protein yields the protein MKLPPRASMTLLDRAIAVFDPVRAVRRHQARQVLALATGGYKGGKKNRRQTQNWNAEDGSANADTVPDLPTLRARSRDLRRNVPIATGAIATRITNVIGEGLKVYPQIDRKALGLSVKQAREWNRKAKAEFELAAWTADFTGVQSFGELQALVFGATDESGDVLAIRRYRKDAGDTYGTKLQIVEADRLSNPNFGMDTDTLVAGVETNESGVVKAYHVSDRHPGDLFRKAMTWRRVPAYYNDGRPIVLHLFKRLRPDQARGVPYLAPVVEILRQFGEYTDAEVQAAVISAFFTVFVKGSPDGSTGPLPTSDAGSASGAEEVKLGAGAIVSLADGEDIAIANPNRPNPNFDAFAMALLRQIGVALEIPFELLIKHFTASYSASRAALEMAWQTFRRERAWLVKSFCQPFYEWVIEEAILIGRLEAPGFFDDPARRGAWLKTDWYGPTKVSLDPKKDAEADRQDLENRTKTRQQIIMERTGGDLESKFEQLGVEERLAEENRLSAPAATSGVDETASEDDEEKEE
- a CDS encoding DUF6148 family protein; this translates as MAGITLDQAQAQLDLWLAASAAVAKKQSYSIAGRSLTLADAADIQRNIEYWNSMVQKLTAAATGRGRLRYGVAE